A single Bosea sp. PAMC 26642 DNA region contains:
- a CDS encoding cation-translocating P-type ATPase — MTTTLAAAPEIAAYRQSADDVLRRLDAQSQRGLTQSEAAARLARDGANELTAECVTPAWKRFLAQFRDVLVILLLVAALISAALWLVERATALPYEALAILAIVLLNAVMGFVQQSRAEQAVLALRRMSAATAIVVRDGRRSSIAAADLVSGDVMLIEEGDLVSADARLIESVLLRMAEAQLTGESVPVEKDTDAIAHEEALGDRANMVFSGTSAIYGRGRAVVTATGMRTELGRIADMLKATPDEATPLQRELDRVGKLLGLIVVAIALAMIVTILVAQGVADVKAVFDVLILGVALAVAGVPEGLPAVVTASLALGVQRLAKRNAIVRHLAAVETLGSATVIASDKTGTLTKNEMTVRRLVTATGTVAIGGSGYGSGGELTAAGGGQLEGALRIEAQDVLAAAQRASNASVREDDGHWTVLGDPTEGALIVAARKAGLTDAKDDRRLTRIAEVPFSSQRKRMSTVHRDAEHPESLLVSVKGAPGVVLALCTHERVGDELHPLSEARRTAILASNTELASASLRTLAVACRSLPRDQAKSDDGSEEGFDDRIEADLVFLGLIGMIDPPRPEAQEAVARAQRAGIRPVMITGDHPSTAAAIASEIGIAGDGRVVTGIELAAMSDTALDLTVKDVSVYARVNPEHKLRIVRALQRGGATVAMTGDGVNDAPALKAADIGVAMGITGTDVSKEAADIVLSDDNFASIVAAVEEGRAIFENIRKFLRYLLSSNLGEVLTMFFGVLLSDVIGLTGHGSGHVVLPLLAIQILWINLVTDGAPALALAVDPADPDTMTRPPRLRGEGVVTGRMWVGIVYVGVIMAAGTLLVLDAALPGGLIEGAGSLDYGQTMAFTTLTLFQLFNLLNARSDVRSAFSGLLENRWLWAAVGLSLLMHGAVLYVPWLQEAFSTVALTMGDWLVCIAVASTALWLREVSKIVARAELLRGHGTATVRQVVPA; from the coding sequence ATGACCACCACGCTCGCTGCAGCCCCGGAGATCGCGGCCTACCGCCAATCGGCCGACGACGTCCTGCGACGGCTCGACGCGCAGTCGCAGCGTGGCCTGACCCAGTCGGAGGCGGCGGCGCGCCTCGCGCGTGACGGCGCAAACGAATTGACGGCCGAGTGTGTGACACCGGCCTGGAAGCGGTTTCTCGCCCAGTTCCGCGATGTCCTGGTCATCCTGCTTCTGGTCGCCGCGTTGATCTCCGCAGCGCTGTGGCTCGTCGAGCGTGCGACGGCCTTGCCCTATGAGGCGCTGGCCATCCTCGCCATCGTTCTGCTGAACGCTGTGATGGGGTTCGTCCAGCAGTCGCGGGCCGAGCAGGCCGTCCTCGCCTTGCGCCGGATGTCGGCGGCGACCGCGATCGTCGTCCGGGACGGACGACGCAGCAGCATCGCCGCCGCCGATCTCGTATCGGGCGATGTGATGCTGATCGAGGAGGGCGATCTCGTTTCCGCCGATGCCCGCCTGATCGAATCCGTTTTGCTGCGCATGGCCGAAGCGCAGCTGACGGGCGAAAGCGTGCCCGTCGAAAAGGACACCGATGCGATCGCGCACGAGGAGGCGCTGGGCGACCGCGCCAACATGGTCTTCAGCGGCACGTCGGCGATCTACGGCCGCGGGCGGGCGGTGGTGACGGCGACGGGCATGCGCACCGAACTCGGTCGCATCGCGGACATGCTGAAGGCGACCCCCGACGAGGCGACGCCGCTGCAGCGCGAACTCGATCGCGTCGGCAAGCTGCTGGGCCTGATCGTCGTCGCCATCGCACTGGCGATGATCGTCACGATCCTGGTCGCCCAGGGTGTTGCCGACGTCAAAGCCGTCTTCGACGTGTTGATCCTCGGCGTTGCGCTGGCGGTCGCGGGCGTTCCTGAAGGCCTGCCGGCGGTCGTGACGGCTTCGCTAGCGCTGGGCGTCCAGCGCCTGGCCAAGCGCAACGCCATCGTGCGCCATCTGGCGGCGGTGGAGACGCTCGGCTCCGCAACCGTGATCGCCTCCGACAAGACAGGGACGCTGACGAAGAACGAGATGACGGTGCGGCGGCTCGTGACTGCCACCGGAACCGTCGCGATCGGCGGTTCGGGCTATGGATCGGGAGGCGAGCTGACGGCGGCCGGAGGTGGCCAGCTCGAGGGCGCGCTCCGGATCGAGGCGCAGGACGTGCTGGCCGCCGCGCAGCGCGCCAGCAACGCCAGCGTTCGCGAGGATGATGGCCATTGGACGGTCCTTGGCGACCCAACCGAAGGCGCTCTGATCGTGGCCGCGCGCAAGGCGGGCCTGACCGATGCCAAAGACGACCGGCGTTTGACGCGCATTGCGGAGGTCCCGTTCTCATCGCAGCGCAAGCGCATGAGCACGGTTCATCGCGATGCCGAGCACCCGGAGAGCTTGCTGGTGTCGGTCAAGGGCGCACCGGGCGTGGTGCTGGCGCTGTGCACACATGAACGGGTCGGCGATGAGCTCCATCCACTCAGCGAAGCGCGCCGCACCGCGATTCTGGCGAGCAACACCGAACTCGCGAGCGCGTCCCTGCGCACGCTTGCGGTTGCATGCCGGTCCTTGCCCCGCGACCAGGCCAAAAGCGATGACGGAAGCGAGGAGGGGTTCGACGACCGCATCGAGGCCGATCTCGTCTTCCTTGGATTGATCGGCATGATCGATCCGCCGCGCCCGGAGGCGCAGGAGGCGGTGGCGCGCGCGCAACGGGCCGGCATTCGCCCGGTGATGATCACCGGCGATCATCCTTCGACCGCCGCCGCCATCGCGTCTGAGATTGGCATCGCAGGCGACGGCCGGGTCGTGACCGGTATCGAACTCGCGGCGATGTCCGACACGGCGCTGGATCTGACCGTCAAGGACGTGTCGGTCTATGCCCGCGTCAATCCTGAGCACAAGCTGCGGATCGTCAGGGCGCTGCAGCGTGGCGGCGCCACGGTCGCCATGACCGGTGACGGCGTCAACGACGCGCCGGCGCTGAAAGCCGCCGATATCGGCGTCGCAATGGGGATCACCGGCACCGATGTGTCGAAGGAGGCCGCCGATATCGTGCTCTCCGACGACAATTTCGCGTCGATCGTCGCGGCGGTCGAAGAAGGGCGCGCGATCTTCGAGAACATCCGCAAGTTCCTGCGCTATCTCTTGTCTTCCAATCTCGGTGAAGTCCTGACGATGTTTTTCGGCGTGCTGCTGTCGGATGTGATCGGGCTGACCGGTCACGGCTCCGGCCATGTCGTGCTGCCGCTGCTGGCGATCCAGATCCTCTGGATCAACCTGGTGACGGATGGCGCGCCGGCGCTGGCGCTCGCCGTCGATCCTGCCGATCCCGACACGATGACGAGACCGCCCAGGCTGCGTGGCGAGGGCGTCGTCACGGGGCGCATGTGGGTGGGCATCGTCTATGTCGGCGTCATCATGGCGGCCGGCACGCTGCTGGTGCTGGATGCCGCGCTGCCCGGCGGGTTGATCGAAGGCGCGGGTTCGCTGGACTATGGCCAGACGATGGCCTTCACCACGCTGACGCTGTTCCAGCTCTTCAACCTTCTCAATGCCCGCTCCGACGTCCGCAGCGCGTTCAGCGGCCTGTTGGAGAACCGCTGGCTCTGGGCGGCGGTCGGCCTCTCGCTGCTGATGCACGGCGCCGTGCTCTATGTGCCCTGGCTCCAGGAGGCCTTCTCAACGGTCGCGCTCACGATGGGGGACTGGCTCGTCTGCATCGCAGTGGCGAGCACCGCGCTCTGGCTGCGCGAGGTCAGCAAGATCGTCGCTCGTGCAGAACTGCTACGCGGACACGGCACAGCGACAGTCAGACAGGTTGTTCCAGCGTGA
- a CDS encoding universal stress protein, protein MAIKDILLQLNSYPDAAPASAIEQGVAIAALLRADITALTFEFDIEVPGTIVPFGFFDIGSLIDAERDKSAANAKLGLDAFAAMATKRGVVHDQMRELCTTARIPGAVIEHARLRDLTIIPAEAPAGFQQYIAECVIFGSGRPVIVVPAKPSRNSQALDAIGIAWDFSRPAARAIADAMTILQAARTVRAVTVTHEKSIETRRSGQDLARHLALHGVTLILDEEDAAGRPIGQALESYADKHGLDLLVMGAYGHWRMRDFFLGGATKSVVGNPTLPIFLSH, encoded by the coding sequence ATGGCGATCAAAGATATCTTGCTGCAGCTCAACAGCTACCCGGACGCCGCGCCCGCCTCGGCGATCGAACAGGGCGTCGCGATCGCGGCGCTTTTGCGGGCCGACATCACGGCGTTGACGTTCGAGTTCGACATCGAGGTGCCTGGAACGATCGTTCCCTTCGGCTTCTTCGATATCGGCAGCCTCATCGATGCGGAGCGCGACAAGAGCGCCGCCAACGCCAAGCTTGGCCTCGACGCCTTCGCGGCGATGGCAACCAAGCGCGGCGTCGTCCATGACCAGATGCGCGAACTGTGCACGACGGCGCGCATCCCAGGCGCCGTGATCGAGCATGCGCGGTTGCGCGACCTAACGATCATTCCGGCCGAGGCTCCCGCGGGCTTCCAGCAATACATCGCCGAATGCGTGATCTTCGGGTCTGGCCGCCCGGTCATCGTCGTGCCAGCCAAGCCGAGCCGCAACTCCCAGGCGCTCGATGCCATCGGCATCGCCTGGGATTTCAGCCGCCCGGCCGCGCGCGCCATCGCCGACGCCATGACGATCCTGCAGGCGGCCAGGACCGTGCGGGCCGTGACCGTGACGCATGAGAAGAGCATCGAAACGCGCCGGTCGGGCCAGGATCTCGCGCGTCACCTGGCCCTGCACGGCGTCACGCTCATCCTCGACGAGGAGGATGCGGCGGGCCGGCCGATTGGTCAGGCACTCGAGAGCTATGCGGACAAGCATGGCCTCGATCTGCTCGTCATGGGCGCCTATGGCCATTGGCGGATGCGGGACTTCTTTCTGGGCGGCGCGACCAAGAGCGTTGTCGGCAATCCGACGCTTCCGATCTTCCTGTCTCACTAG
- a CDS encoding cytochrome ubiquinol oxidase subunit I translates to MTIDAFLLSRIQFAFTISFHIVFPAFTIGLSAYIATLLGMWLKTDDKKYHLLARFWTKIFAVSFAMGVVSGIVLSYQFGTNWSRFSVVVGNVIGPLIGYEVLTAFFLEASFLGVMLFGWKRVPPWLHFLSAVIVACGTALSGFWILSANSWMQFPTGHEMRDGIAYPLDWMKIIFNPTFPMRFMHMMTAAYLTTAFVVLATGARHLMVGHRTEAAKTMVRMAILMIAITAPAQALIGHSHGVDTAKYQPAKLAAIEAHWDSSKPAPLVLFAWPDEVAGVNRFEVSIPGLASLMTHGSMDALFPSLNDFAVQDRPPVKIPFFGFRIMVGIGMFMIAFGWLGAILWWKSAVFEERRWLWVAQYTWPLGFIAILAGWFVTEVGRQPWIATGVLRSKDAISPVTTAQVAISLALFVCVYCVVFSAGIVLINRLIDKGPDEITSEDPPEQPSSRPLKAAQAPASDLFGDGRPGDDRIQPQT, encoded by the coding sequence ATGACGATCGACGCGTTCCTGCTTTCGCGAATCCAGTTCGCCTTCACCATCTCGTTCCACATCGTGTTCCCGGCCTTTACGATCGGGCTATCGGCCTATATCGCGACGCTGCTGGGGATGTGGCTGAAGACCGACGACAAGAAATATCACCTGCTCGCCCGCTTCTGGACCAAGATCTTCGCGGTCTCATTCGCCATGGGCGTCGTGTCTGGCATCGTGCTTTCCTATCAGTTCGGCACGAACTGGAGCCGCTTCTCCGTCGTGGTCGGTAACGTCATTGGCCCGCTCATCGGCTACGAGGTGCTGACCGCCTTCTTCCTCGAGGCGTCGTTCCTCGGTGTCATGCTGTTCGGCTGGAAGCGCGTGCCGCCCTGGCTACATTTCCTGTCGGCGGTGATCGTGGCGTGCGGCACTGCGCTCTCAGGCTTCTGGATTTTGTCCGCCAACAGCTGGATGCAGTTCCCAACCGGGCACGAGATGCGCGACGGCATCGCCTATCCGCTCGACTGGATGAAGATCATCTTCAATCCCACCTTCCCGATGCGCTTCATGCACATGATGACGGCGGCCTACCTGACCACCGCCTTCGTCGTGCTGGCGACCGGCGCGCGCCATCTCATGGTCGGCCACCGCACCGAGGCGGCGAAGACGATGGTGCGGATGGCGATCTTGATGATCGCGATCACAGCACCCGCGCAGGCGCTGATCGGCCATAGCCACGGCGTGGACACCGCCAAGTACCAGCCGGCCAAGCTCGCCGCTATCGAGGCGCATTGGGATTCGTCTAAGCCCGCCCCACTGGTGCTCTTCGCCTGGCCAGATGAGGTTGCAGGCGTCAATCGCTTCGAGGTTTCGATCCCGGGCCTCGCAAGCCTGATGACCCATGGTAGCATGGACGCGCTATTTCCGAGCCTAAACGATTTCGCGGTGCAGGATCGCCCGCCGGTTAAGATCCCGTTCTTCGGGTTCCGCATCATGGTCGGCATCGGCATGTTCATGATCGCCTTCGGCTGGCTCGGCGCGATCCTGTGGTGGAAAAGCGCCGTCTTCGAAGAGAGACGCTGGCTCTGGGTCGCGCAGTACACTTGGCCGCTGGGCTTCATCGCCATCCTGGCGGGCTGGTTCGTCACCGAGGTCGGCCGCCAGCCCTGGATCGCCACCGGCGTTCTGCGTTCCAAGGACGCGATCTCGCCGGTCACCACCGCGCAGGTCGCGATTTCGCTGGCGCTGTTCGTCTGCGTCTACTGCGTCGTCTTCTCGGCAGGCATCGTCCTGATCAACCGCTTGATCGACAAGGGGCCGGACGAGATCACCAGCGAGGACCCGCCCGAGCAGCCGTCGAGCCGGCCGCTCAAGGCGGCGCAGGCGCCGGCGTCCGACCTGTTCGGCGACGGCCGTCCCGGCGACGACCGCATCCAGCCCCAGACCTGA
- the cydB gene encoding cytochrome d ubiquinol oxidase subunit II, whose protein sequence is MEWYLPVIWAVLIGTAVMLYVVLDGFDLGIAILFPTTKDERERDQMMNSVAPFWDGNETWLVLGGGGLWVAFPTAYAIIMPAFYLPVTLMLLALIFRGVAFEFRWVAKPKHQIWDLAFWLGSTLAAFSQGLILGGMIQGITVVDRQFAGGPFDWFTPFTLMCGAGVVVGYALLGATWLIYKTEGSVADRARGQAKALLIGLLAFAVLVSLWTPYAHPRIAERWFSFSNLVWLLPFPLLTAFCGWMAWKRLHGKHEFTPFAFTIAIFVLCFLGLAISNYPYLVPPSLTIWDVAATPASHIFVLIGVSFLLPMILFYTAFVYWTFRGKVKAEGGYH, encoded by the coding sequence ATGGAATGGTATCTCCCCGTGATCTGGGCCGTGCTGATCGGCACCGCCGTAATGCTCTATGTCGTGCTCGACGGCTTCGACCTCGGCATCGCAATCCTCTTCCCGACAACGAAGGACGAGCGCGAACGCGACCAGATGATGAACTCGGTCGCGCCGTTCTGGGACGGCAACGAGACCTGGCTGGTGCTCGGCGGCGGCGGGCTGTGGGTCGCGTTCCCGACGGCCTACGCCATCATCATGCCGGCCTTCTACCTGCCGGTGACGCTGATGCTGCTGGCACTGATCTTCCGCGGCGTCGCCTTCGAGTTCCGCTGGGTCGCCAAGCCGAAGCACCAGATCTGGGACCTCGCCTTCTGGCTCGGCTCGACGCTGGCCGCGTTCTCGCAGGGACTGATCCTGGGCGGCATGATCCAGGGCATCACCGTCGTCGACAGGCAGTTCGCCGGCGGCCCCTTCGACTGGTTCACGCCCTTCACGCTGATGTGCGGGGCGGGCGTCGTCGTCGGCTACGCACTGCTGGGCGCGACCTGGCTGATCTACAAGACCGAAGGGTCGGTCGCCGACCGGGCGCGCGGCCAGGCCAAGGCCCTGCTGATCGGCCTGCTCGCCTTCGCCGTCCTCGTCTCGCTCTGGACGCCCTATGCCCATCCGCGCATCGCGGAGCGCTGGTTCTCGTTCTCCAACCTGGTCTGGCTCTTGCCGTTCCCGCTGCTGACGGCGTTCTGCGGCTGGATGGCGTGGAAACGGCTGCACGGCAAACACGAGTTCACGCCGTTCGCTTTCACCATAGCGATCTTCGTGTTGTGCTTCCTAGGGCTCGCGATCTCGAACTACCCTTATCTCGTGCCGCCGAGCCTGACGATCTGGGACGTGGCGGCGACGCCGGCCTCGCACATCTTCGTGCTGATCGGGGTCAGCTTTCTCCTGCCGATGATCCTATTCTACACCGCCTTCGTGTACTGGACCTTTCGAGGCAAGGTGAAGGCCGAGGGCGGCTATCACTAA
- a CDS encoding bifunctional aminoglycoside phosphotransferase/ATP-binding protein, with protein MANGAAMILDEQAQTIRFLSRNAGGQSIAVETVRTHISTVILTADRAYKLKRAVRFPYLDFSTPKRRLAACNAELALNRRTAPGLYLAVRTITRGEDDALAFDGPGQLVDAVVEMRLFDQESLFDRMAKRKALTPALMTSLARRLAAFHDAAAISLDQGGADGIAAVLSINDASLRATGLVCDADADALERRFAAVLARHRPKLDARRDAGKVRRCHGDLMLRNICLIDGEPTPFDCIEFDEAIATIDVLYDLAFLLMDLWRRDGRDLANLIFNRYLDARDETDGLCLLPFFMAIRAIVRAHVTAAQAADLPDEQARPLLADSRGYVDLAQALLTDAKPFLLAIGGFSGSGKSALTASVASHLGPPPGARILSSDRIRKRLYDVAAEERLPEAAYDTAVSIAVYSALRQQAAATLAAGWSVVADAVFDRAPERTALEKIATDLDVARLGLWLEAPEATLLARVAARINDPSDATTCVLREQLRQGCGEMGWRRLESGGPLTALRDIALSECAVLARP; from the coding sequence GTGGCGAACGGCGCGGCCATGATCCTCGACGAGCAGGCGCAGACGATCCGCTTTCTCAGCCGGAACGCTGGCGGACAGAGCATCGCGGTCGAGACCGTGCGGACGCATATCTCGACCGTGATCCTGACCGCCGATCGCGCCTACAAGCTCAAGCGCGCGGTCCGGTTTCCCTATCTGGATTTTTCCACACCCAAGCGGCGTCTGGCGGCCTGCAATGCCGAACTCGCCCTGAACCGACGGACCGCGCCGGGGCTCTATCTCGCCGTCCGGACGATCACGCGCGGCGAGGATGACGCCCTGGCGTTCGATGGACCGGGCCAACTCGTCGATGCCGTCGTCGAAATGCGGCTGTTCGATCAGGAGAGCCTGTTCGATCGCATGGCCAAGCGCAAGGCGCTGACGCCCGCTCTGATGACGAGCCTGGCGCGGCGCCTGGCTGCTTTTCACGATGCGGCCGCCATCAGCCTCGATCAGGGCGGAGCCGACGGCATCGCCGCCGTCCTGTCGATCAACGACGCGTCGCTGCGCGCCACGGGGCTGGTCTGTGACGCCGACGCCGACGCGCTCGAGCGGCGTTTCGCGGCGGTCCTCGCCCGTCATCGCCCGAAGCTCGATGCGCGGCGCGACGCGGGCAAGGTCCGGCGGTGCCATGGCGATCTGATGCTGCGCAACATCTGCCTGATCGACGGTGAGCCGACGCCGTTCGACTGCATAGAGTTCGACGAGGCCATCGCCACGATCGATGTGCTGTACGACCTTGCGTTCCTGCTCATGGACCTGTGGCGACGCGACGGCCGTGACCTCGCGAACCTGATCTTCAACCGCTATCTGGATGCGCGCGACGAGACGGACGGGCTGTGCCTTCTGCCGTTTTTCATGGCCATCCGCGCCATCGTCCGCGCCCATGTCACCGCGGCCCAGGCCGCCGATCTGCCCGATGAGCAGGCCCGTCCGCTCCTGGCGGACTCCCGCGGCTATGTCGATCTTGCGCAGGCGCTGCTGACGGATGCCAAGCCGTTCCTGCTTGCCATCGGCGGCTTCAGCGGCAGCGGCAAATCGGCGCTTACCGCCTCTGTCGCATCCCATCTGGGGCCGCCGCCCGGCGCGCGGATCTTGAGCAGCGATCGCATCCGCAAGCGTCTCTACGACGTCGCGGCGGAGGAGAGGCTGCCTGAAGCCGCCTATGATACCGCGGTGTCAATTGCGGTCTATTCAGCGCTGAGGCAGCAGGCGGCGGCCACGCTCGCAGCCGGCTGGTCCGTCGTCGCCGACGCCGTGTTCGACCGGGCGCCGGAGCGTACGGCGCTGGAAAAGATCGCCACCGACCTCGATGTCGCGCGCCTTGGCCTCTGGCTTGAGGCGCCGGAAGCGACGCTGCTGGCGAGAGTGGCGGCCCGCATCAATGATCCCTCCGATGCGACCACTTGCGTCCTGCGCGAGCAACTGCGTCAGGGCTGCGGAGAAATGGGCTGGCGGCGTCTCGAATCCGGCGGGCCGCTGACGGCGCTCCGCGACATCGCGCTGTCGGAATGTGCCGTTCTCGCCCGGCCGTGA
- a CDS encoding bifunctional enoyl-CoA hydratase/phosphate acetyltransferase has protein sequence MSLTSDRAQAHSGPGLPTKPPIENARLSNCRFDDLTIGQSAALVRTVTDDDLRLFAIVSGDINPSHLDAAYARTDSFGHLVAHSLWSAGLISTLLGTRLPGPGTIYREQNLQFVAAVAPGDTITATVTVLETWVETRRVWLSTTCTNQTGQVVLNGTAIVTAPADAVCLPPTPLPDVTLHSHARFAGYLKQARALPPLKTAVVHPCSIEALQAAIEARDEGLIAPVLVGPQARIEALAAEAGLSLRDVAIENAAHSHAAAARAVAMAAAGEVSALMKGSLHSDEMLAAIVASDSGLRTQRRLSHVYAIDVPAYAKLLLVTDAVINIAPTLEQKRDICQSAIDFLHDLGIAEPLVAILAAVEMVNPAMPATLDAASLTVMAARGQITSAIVDGPLAFDNAISLDSARIKAIASPVAGRADILVVPNIEAGNMLAKQLIYLSGADAAGLVLGARVPIILTSRSDSMNIRLASVALAKIVAAARDAAGAAS, from the coding sequence ATGTCTTTGACTTCAGACCGCGCGCAAGCCCATTCCGGACCGGGCTTGCCGACCAAGCCGCCGATCGAAAACGCACGTCTGTCGAATTGCCGCTTCGACGACCTCACAATCGGACAGAGCGCCGCGCTGGTGCGGACGGTTACCGATGACGATCTGCGGCTGTTTGCCATCGTGTCTGGCGACATCAATCCCAGCCATCTCGACGCCGCCTATGCGCGCACCGACAGCTTCGGCCATCTCGTCGCGCATAGCCTATGGTCTGCCGGTTTGATCTCGACGCTGCTGGGCACGCGGTTGCCTGGACCGGGGACGATCTACCGCGAACAGAACCTGCAATTCGTCGCTGCCGTTGCGCCGGGTGACACCATCACAGCAACGGTGACGGTTCTCGAGACATGGGTCGAGACACGCCGGGTTTGGCTGTCGACGACCTGTACGAACCAGACCGGGCAGGTGGTGCTGAACGGGACCGCGATCGTGACCGCGCCGGCCGACGCCGTCTGCCTGCCGCCGACGCCCTTGCCAGACGTGACGCTGCACAGCCACGCCCGTTTCGCCGGTTACCTGAAGCAGGCCCGCGCTCTGCCTCCGCTCAAGACCGCGGTCGTCCATCCCTGCAGCATCGAAGCGCTGCAGGCCGCCATCGAGGCGCGCGACGAGGGGCTGATCGCGCCGGTCCTGGTGGGTCCGCAAGCCCGGATCGAGGCCCTGGCCGCAGAGGCCGGGCTCTCGCTGAGGGACGTCGCCATCGAGAACGCCGCCCACAGCCATGCGGCAGCGGCCCGCGCTGTCGCGATGGCGGCGGCCGGAGAGGTCTCGGCCCTGATGAAGGGCAGCCTGCACAGCGACGAAATGCTAGCCGCCATCGTCGCATCGGATTCAGGCCTGCGGACGCAGCGCCGTCTCAGCCATGTCTATGCCATCGACGTGCCAGCCTATGCCAAGCTGCTGCTGGTGACGGACGCTGTGATCAACATCGCTCCCACCCTCGAGCAGAAGCGCGACATCTGCCAGAGTGCCATCGACTTCCTGCATGATCTCGGCATCGCCGAACCGCTCGTCGCCATTCTGGCGGCCGTCGAGATGGTCAATCCGGCGATGCCGGCGACGCTCGACGCCGCCTCGCTGACCGTGATGGCCGCCCGCGGCCAGATCACGAGCGCCATCGTCGACGGACCACTCGCCTTCGACAATGCGATCAGCCTGGATTCGGCCCGGATCAAGGCGATCGCCTCCCCTGTGGCGGGCCGTGCCGACATCCTCGTCGTCCCCAATATCGAGGCCGGCAACATGCTCGCCAAGCAGCTGATCTATCTGTCGGGCGCCGACGCGGCCGGGCTGGTGCTCGGCGCCCGCGTGCCGATCATCCTGACCAGCCGCTCGGATTCGATGAACATCCGCCTGGCCTCCGTGGCGCTCGCCAAGATCGTCGCCGCCGCCCGTGATGCAGCAGGAGCGGCGTCGTGA
- a CDS encoding Acg family FMN-binding oxidoreductase, protein MGSASDYTAATQAARAALSSRPDAHELIRYATLAPNSHNTQPWRFTVAPDLITISPDLARRTPAVDPDDHHLFVSLGCAAENLVLAGAAQGCRGDAVFDAAGGGSIVFSHGAAPAQASDLFDAIPLRQSTRAAFGGRAVSPANLRLLAETAGSPTVALVLITDRPGMDRVRDLVVAGNSAQMADAAFVTELKSWLRFNPRRALETGDGLYSVASGNPALPDWLGPYAFDWLSNAQSQNDAYARQVRTSAGLAVFIGGREDPEHWVAVGRACQRFALQATALGLKTAFINQPVEVPALRPELAALIGFPGRRPDLVMRFGYGPVLPYAPRRPVSAVIAT, encoded by the coding sequence ATGGGATCGGCATCGGACTATACTGCCGCGACCCAGGCCGCCAGGGCAGCGCTGTCGTCCCGACCTGATGCGCATGAGCTGATCCGCTATGCGACGCTGGCGCCTAACAGCCACAACACGCAGCCATGGCGCTTTACGGTCGCGCCGGACCTGATCACGATCAGCCCGGATCTGGCCCGTCGCACGCCGGCGGTCGATCCCGACGATCACCACCTGTTCGTCAGCCTGGGCTGCGCCGCTGAAAACCTCGTCCTGGCCGGGGCGGCGCAAGGGTGCCGGGGAGACGCGGTCTTCGACGCCGCAGGCGGGGGCTCGATTGTGTTTTCACATGGGGCGGCGCCGGCGCAGGCTTCGGATCTCTTCGACGCCATCCCTCTGCGCCAGTCCACCCGCGCCGCATTTGGCGGGCGTGCTGTCAGCCCGGCCAACCTGCGTCTGCTGGCCGAAACCGCCGGCAGCCCAACCGTCGCGTTGGTGCTGATCACCGACCGGCCGGGCATGGACCGCGTTCGCGATCTCGTCGTCGCCGGCAACAGCGCGCAAATGGCCGATGCGGCCTTCGTCACCGAGCTCAAATCCTGGCTGCGTTTCAATCCGCGCCGCGCGCTCGAGACCGGCGACGGTCTCTACAGCGTCGCGAGCGGCAACCCCGCGCTTCCCGACTGGCTCGGGCCTTACGCCTTCGACTGGCTGTCGAATGCGCAATCGCAGAATGATGCCTATGCAAGGCAAGTCCGCACATCCGCCGGCCTTGCGGTGTTCATAGGCGGGCGGGAGGATCCTGAGCATTGGGTCGCCGTCGGCCGCGCCTGTCAGCGTTTCGCGCTGCAGGCGACTGCGCTTGGACTCAAGACCGCCTTTATCAATCAGCCGGTCGAGGTCCCGGCCCTGCGGCCGGAGCTGGCTGCGCTGATCGGCTTCCCGGGCCGGCGCCCCGATCTCGTGATGCGTTTCGGCTATGGGCCTGTGCTGCCTTATGCGCCGCGGCGGCCCGTTTCGGCGGTCATCGCCACGTGA